The genomic region CCGACCCTGATCACGGGCGCCGCCCAGGACAGCGAGATCGTCAGCTCGGAGATCTTCGGCCCCGTCCTGGTCGTGCTGCCCTTCGACACCGACGACGAGGGAATCCGCCTCGCCAACGACACTCCGTACGGACTGGCAGCCTCCGCCTGGAGCACCGGCCTGTACCGGGCCAACCGCGCCACCCGTGAGCTCAGGGCGGGCTGCGTGTGGATCAACGACCACATCCCGATCATCAGCGAGATGCCGCACGGCGGATACCGCGCCAGCGGCTTCGGCAAGGACATGTCGTCGTACTCCTTCGAGGAGTACACACAGGTCAAGCACGTCATGTACGACAACACCGCGGTGGCCAGGAAGGACTGGCACCGCACCGTCTTCGGGGACCGATAGCAGCGGCCGCCGCCCGGCGGCCCCACCCACCCGGAAGGGCACACGCGTATGGAGCAGTACGAGCCCGAGCGCCTCTCCGCGCCGCAGCTGGCCGCCATGAGGCGGAGCCTCAGAGACGGCAGGGGCGCCCTCACCCGCCGTTCCCTCCTCCGGGCGTCGGGCACGGCAGCCCTCGCGCTCGGCGGCCTCGGGGCGCTGAGCGCGTGCGGCATCCCGCCCGCGGGGCGGGCAGGGGAAGCCGCGGCCTCCGACGACCACTCGGCAGCGGAGAAGCAGATCAACTTCTCCAACTGGACCGAGTACATGGACGTCAGCGAGGACGAGAAGAGCCGTCCGACCCTGGACGCGTTCACGGAACGCACCGGGATCAAGGTCAAGTACACCGAGGACATCAACGACAACGTCGAGTTCTTCGGGAAGATCAAGCCGCAGCTCGCGGCGGGCCAGGACACCGGCCGCGACATCATCATCGTGACGGACTGGCTGGCCGCACGCATCATCCGGCTCGGCTGGGCGCAGAAGCTCGACCACGCGAACCTCCCGCACGCCTTCGCCAACCTGTCGGCCCAGTTCCGCAGTCCCGACTGGGACCCGGGGCGCGCCTACTCCTATCCATGGACCGGCATCCCGGCCGTCATCGCCTACAACGAGAAGGCGACCGGCGGCCGGAAGGTCGACTCCGTCACCCAGCTGCTGGACGACCCCAGGCTCAAGGGCAAGGTCTCCTTCCTCTCCGAGATGCGCGACTCGGTCGGCATGACCCTCCTCGACATGGGCAAGGACCCGGGCGCCTTCACCGACGCCGACTTCGACGCGGCGATCGGCCGGATGCAGAAGGGCGTCGACACGAAGCAGATACGCCGCTTCACCGGCAACGACTACACCGCGGACCTGAGCAAGGGGGACATCGCGGCCTGTGTCGCCTGGGCGGGTGACATCATCCAGCTCCAGGCGGACAACCCGGCCATCAAGTTCTCCATCCCGTCAGCCGGTTACATCACGTCGAGCGACAACATGCTGGTCCCGGCCCAGGCCCGGCACAAGACGAACGCCGAGAAGCTCATGGACTACTACTACGAGCTCCCCGTCGCGGCCCAGCTCGCCGCCTACATCAACTACGTCTGCCCGGTGGACGGGGTCGCCGGCGAACTCGCGAAGATCGACGAGTCGATGGCGTCCAACACGCTGATCCTCCCCGACAAGGCGATGGCCGCGAAGTCGCGTGCCTTCCGCTCCCTCAGCACCGAGGAAGAGACGGCGTACGAGGAGAAGTTCGCCAAGCTCATCGGCGCCTGACCGGCCCGCCCCTCCCCGATCTCCTCCGACACCACCGGGACCGCGACCCATGACACAGCAGCAGACAGAGGGCGGCGACGTCCGTCTCACCGGGATCAGCAAGACCTACGGCTCCTTCACCGCAGTGCACCCCCTCGACCTCACCGTCCCGCAGGGCTCCTTCTTCGCGCTGCTCGGCGCGTCCGGCTGCGGCAAGACCACCACCCTGCGCATGATCGCGGGCCTGGAGGAGGCGACCACCGGCACGGTCTCGCTCGGCGGCCGCGACATCACCGGCCTGCCCCCGTACAAGCGGCCCGTCAACACCGTCTTCCAGAGCTACGCGCTCTTCCCGCACCTCGACGTCAGCGAGAACGTCGCCTTCGGGCTGCGCCGTCGCGGCATCAGGTCCGTGCGGAAGCAGGTGGGCGAGATGCTGGACCTCGTCCAGCTCGGCGACTTCGCCCGGCGCAAGCCGCACCAGCTCTCCGGCGGCCAGCAGCAGCGCGTCGCCGTGGCCCGCGCGCTCATCAACCACCCCCAGGTCCTCCTCCTCGACGAGCCCCTGGGCGCGCTCGACCTCAAGCTGCGGCGCCAGATGCAGCTCGAACTCAAGCGGATCCAGACCGAGGTCGGCATCACGTTCATCCACGTCACCCACGACCAGGAGGAGGCCATGACCATGGCCGACACCGTCGCGGTGATGAACGGCGGCCGCGTCGAACAGCTCGGCGCCCCCGCCGACCTCTACGAGAACCCGCGGACCACCTTCGTGGCGAACTTCCTCGGCACCTCCAACCTCATCGAGGGGGAGATCGTCTCCACGGGTACGGACGTCGTCGTCACGGCCGGCGGCGGGAAACTCAGGCTGCCCGGCGGCCGGTGCGCGTCCCCCGCGGAGACCGGGGGAAAGCTGCTCGTGGGCGTCCGCCCCGAGAAGATCTCCCTCGCCCACACCGCCGACGCGGCCGCGATACCCGACGGCCGCAACCGGGTCACCGGCCGCATCACCGACTCCAGCTTCATCGGCGTCTCCACGCAGTACGTCGTCGAGAGCCCGGCCGGCACGGCACTCCAGGTGTACGAGCAGAACATCGAGCGCGACAGCCGGCTCGTACCCGGCGCCGACGTCGTCCTGCACTGGAACCCCGAGCACACCTTCGGACTCGACGCGGACCAGTCCATCGACGCCGGCACGGAAGGCCTGGAGGAGGTGGCGTGAGCGTCACGAAGGCGCCACCCGCGCCGGAGGCGGAAGTCCGCAAGCCGTCCACCCGCAGGCGGCTCGTCCCCTACTGGCTGCTGCTCCCCGGCATCCTGTGGCTGGTCGTGTTCTTCGCGCTGCCGATGGTCTACCAGGCGTCGACCTCCGTGCAGACGGGATCCCTGGAGCAGGGCTTCGAGGTCACCTGGCACTTCAGGACGTACTGGGACGCCCTGGCCGACTACTACCCGCAGTTCGTCAGGTCCCTGCTGTACGCCGGCACCGCCACGCTCCTGTGTCTGCTGCTCGGCTACCCGCTCGCCTATCTGATCGCCTTCAGGGCGGGCCGCTGGCGCAACCTGGTGCTCGTGCTGGTCGTCGCGCCGTTCTTCACCAGCTTCCTGATCCGGACACTGGCCTGGAAGACGATCCTCGCGGACGGCGGCGCGGTCGTCGACGTGCTCGACGGCCTGCACGTCCTGGACGTCACCGCCTGGCTCGGCTGGACCGAGAACAACCGGGTCCTCGCCACCCCCATGGCCGTCGTCTGCGGTCTGACGTACAACTTCCTCCCGTTCATGATCCTTCCGCTCTACACCTCGCTGGAACGGATCGACGGCCGGCTGCACGAGGCCGCGGGCGACCTGTACGCCACTCCCGCCACCACCTTCCGCAAGGTGACGCTGCCGCTCTCCATGCCCGGGGTCGTCTCCGGCACCCTGCTGACGTTCATCCCGGCCAGCGGCGACTACGTCAACGCGGAGCTCCTCGGCTCCACCGACACCAAGATGGTCGGCAGCGTCATCCAGACCCAGTTCCTGCGGGTCCTGGACTACCCGACGGCGGCCGCGCTCTCGTTCATCCTCATGGCGGTCGTCCTGATCGTGGTCACCGTCTACATCCGCCGCTCCGGGACGGAGGACCTGGTCTGATGCCCGTACTCCGTATGCTCCGCCGGAACCTGGTCGTGATCGCGGGTCTGCTGACCCTGGCCTACATGATCCTGCCGAACATCGTCGTGATGGTCTTCTCCCTCAACCGGCCCGTGGGGCGTTTCAACTACGCCTGGCAGGAGTTCTCCCTGGACGCGTGGAAGGATCCCTGCGGCGTCGCCGACCTCTGCGGTTCGCTCTCGCTCTCGCTGCGGATCGCGGTCTGGGCGACCGTCGGGGCCACCGTCCTCGGCACGATGATCGCCTTCGCGCTGGTCCGCTACCGCTTCCGGGCGCGCGGCGCGGTCAACTCCCTGATCTTCCTGCCGATGGCGATGCCCGAGGTCGTCATGGCGGCGTCGCTGCTCACGCTCTTCCTCAACATGGGCGCCCAACTCGGCTTCTGGACCGTTCTCATCGCCCACATCATGTTCTGTCTCAGCTTCGTGGTGACGGCGGTCAAGGCGCGTGTGATGTCGATGGACCCGAGGCTGGAGGAGGCCGCCCGCGATCTGTACGCGGGGCCCGTGCAGACATTCGTCCGGGTGACGCTCCCGATCGCCGCCCCCGGAATCGCCGCGGGAGCGCTGCTCGCCTTCGCGCTCTCCTTCGACGATTTCATCATCACCAATTTCAACGCGGGCTCCACGGTGACGTTCCCCATGTTCGTCTGGGGTTCGGCGCAGCGTGGAACACCCGTGCAGATCAATGTCATCGGCACGGCCATGTTCGTCCTCGCCGTGGCGCTGGTTCTCGTCGGACAGCTCATCGCGAACCGGCGCAAGAGCAACGCGGGACATTAGAAGTCGAAGGAGTTGGAAGCCATGGCGCCGGATGCCATGCGTACTGCCGCACACTCGCTCGCCGAAGCGCGCCCTCTGTCCTACTGGCTCGACGACCCGGGAAAGCCGGAAGCCCGCCCCGCCCTGACCGGCGACGAGCGGTGCGATCTCCTGGTCGTCGGCGGCGGTTACAGCGGACTGTGGACCGCGCTCATCGCCAAGGAACGCGACCCCGGGCGCGATGTCGTCCTCATCGAGGGCCACGAGGTGGGCTGGGCCGCTTCGGGCCGCAACGGCGGCTTCTGCGCCGCCTCGCTCACCCATGGCCTGGCCAACGGTCTGGAACGCTGGCCGGACGAGATCGCGAAGCTGGAGGAGCTGGGCGCGCGGAATCTCGACGCCATCGAGGCGGCCGTCGCCCGCTACTCCCTCGACTGCGAGTTCGAGCGCACCGGTGAGATCGACGTGGCGACCCAGCCCCATCAGCTGGCCGAGCTGCGGGAATGGCACCGCCGGGCCGGGGACCTGGGCCTCGGGGACCTCGAGTTCCTGGACCGCGACCAGGTGCGCGCGGAAGTCGACTCACCGACATTCCTGGGCGGACTGCTGGACCGGCGCGGCGTCGCCATGCTGCACCCGGCGAAGCTCGCCTGGGGCCTGAAGGAAGCGTGCGCCGGTCTCGGTGTACGGATCTACGAGCGCACCCCGGGCCTCGACATCGCCCGGTCGGGCGCGAGCACGGCGGTGCGCACGCCGTACGGCAGGGTGTTCGCCCGCGACGTCGCGCTCGGTACGAACATCTTCCCGTCGCTGGTGAGGCGGGTGCGGCCGTACACGGTCCCGGTGTACGACT from Streptomyces sp. QL37 harbors:
- a CDS encoding spermidine/putrescine ABC transporter substrate-binding protein, producing the protein MEQYEPERLSAPQLAAMRRSLRDGRGALTRRSLLRASGTAALALGGLGALSACGIPPAGRAGEAAASDDHSAAEKQINFSNWTEYMDVSEDEKSRPTLDAFTERTGIKVKYTEDINDNVEFFGKIKPQLAAGQDTGRDIIIVTDWLAARIIRLGWAQKLDHANLPHAFANLSAQFRSPDWDPGRAYSYPWTGIPAVIAYNEKATGGRKVDSVTQLLDDPRLKGKVSFLSEMRDSVGMTLLDMGKDPGAFTDADFDAAIGRMQKGVDTKQIRRFTGNDYTADLSKGDIAACVAWAGDIIQLQADNPAIKFSIPSAGYITSSDNMLVPAQARHKTNAEKLMDYYYELPVAAQLAAYINYVCPVDGVAGELAKIDESMASNTLILPDKAMAAKSRAFRSLSTEEETAYEEKFAKLIGA
- a CDS encoding ABC transporter ATP-binding protein gives rise to the protein MTQQQTEGGDVRLTGISKTYGSFTAVHPLDLTVPQGSFFALLGASGCGKTTTLRMIAGLEEATTGTVSLGGRDITGLPPYKRPVNTVFQSYALFPHLDVSENVAFGLRRRGIRSVRKQVGEMLDLVQLGDFARRKPHQLSGGQQQRVAVARALINHPQVLLLDEPLGALDLKLRRQMQLELKRIQTEVGITFIHVTHDQEEAMTMADTVAVMNGGRVEQLGAPADLYENPRTTFVANFLGTSNLIEGEIVSTGTDVVVTAGGGKLRLPGGRCASPAETGGKLLVGVRPEKISLAHTADAAAIPDGRNRVTGRITDSSFIGVSTQYVVESPAGTALQVYEQNIERDSRLVPGADVVLHWNPEHTFGLDADQSIDAGTEGLEEVA
- a CDS encoding ABC transporter permease, yielding MSVTKAPPAPEAEVRKPSTRRRLVPYWLLLPGILWLVVFFALPMVYQASTSVQTGSLEQGFEVTWHFRTYWDALADYYPQFVRSLLYAGTATLLCLLLGYPLAYLIAFRAGRWRNLVLVLVVAPFFTSFLIRTLAWKTILADGGAVVDVLDGLHVLDVTAWLGWTENNRVLATPMAVVCGLTYNFLPFMILPLYTSLERIDGRLHEAAGDLYATPATTFRKVTLPLSMPGVVSGTLLTFIPASGDYVNAELLGSTDTKMVGSVIQTQFLRVLDYPTAAALSFILMAVVLIVVTVYIRRSGTEDLV
- a CDS encoding ABC transporter permease, which codes for MPVLRMLRRNLVVIAGLLTLAYMILPNIVVMVFSLNRPVGRFNYAWQEFSLDAWKDPCGVADLCGSLSLSLRIAVWATVGATVLGTMIAFALVRYRFRARGAVNSLIFLPMAMPEVVMAASLLTLFLNMGAQLGFWTVLIAHIMFCLSFVVTAVKARVMSMDPRLEEAARDLYAGPVQTFVRVTLPIAAPGIAAGALLAFALSFDDFIITNFNAGSTVTFPMFVWGSAQRGTPVQINVIGTAMFVLAVALVLVGQLIANRRKSNAGH
- a CDS encoding FAD-dependent oxidoreductase; this translates as MAPDAMRTAAHSLAEARPLSYWLDDPGKPEARPALTGDERCDLLVVGGGYSGLWTALIAKERDPGRDVVLIEGHEVGWAASGRNGGFCAASLTHGLANGLERWPDEIAKLEELGARNLDAIEAAVARYSLDCEFERTGEIDVATQPHQLAELREWHRRAGDLGLGDLEFLDRDQVRAEVDSPTFLGGLLDRRGVAMLHPAKLAWGLKEACAGLGVRIYERTPGLDIARSGASTAVRTPYGRVFARDVALGTNIFPSLVRRVRPYTVPVYDYALMTEPLSADQLASVGWHNRRGLGDSANQFHYFRLSADNRILWGGYDAVYPYGGRLDSSLDQRPETFLKLAGQFFECFPQLSGVRFSHAWGGAIDTCSRFSAFFGTARRGRVAYAAGYTGLGVGATRFGAEVMLDLLSGRDTGRTALGMVRSKPMPFPPEPFAWTGIELTKRSLARADSHGGHRNLWLRTMDRLGLGFDS